AACTCAAAGCCGCCACGGAGATCGCTTTTTGTTTTGCGGCGTGCTTTAATTCGGCAATACCAACATCACGCATGGCCAAAGACAAAGTCAGCGCCGGGTTGTTGATGTATCGTCTTCGCGACGGCGAACTTGAAGTGTTTCTCGCGCATCCGGGCGGGCCGTTCTTTGCGCACAAGGACGACGGCCACTGGACCATTCCAAAAGGCGAGACCGGACCGGGCGAAGAGTTGCTGGCAACAGCGATTCGCGAATTTTTTGAGGAAACCGGTCTCGAACCGCACAGTGACTTCATGCCACTCGGCTCGATCCGGCAAAAAGGCGGCAAGATTGTTCACGCCTGGGCATTCGCCGGCGACTGGGACGAATCACGTCCGCTGAAAAGCAACCTGTTTTCGATGGAATGGCCGCCACGGTCGGGAAAATGGGTGCAGGTTCCGGAAGTGGACCGCGTCGCGTTCTTCGCCATTGCCGAAGCGAAACGAAAGTTGAAGGAAGCGCAGCATCCGTTTCTCGAACGATTGCAAACCGTGTTGAAGGGCCGCCAGAATTCTTGACCGTTGGTGAATACGGATAGGACCCGTTCGGTTGGCCCGTAAATCCGCGCAATCCGCGGTTTCATTTCCGGTTGCGGATTGGCATCAGACCGAAGTGCAGCACCAGCCAGATCGGCACCGCGAAGAGCGCGATAACCGCCAATCTTTCCCAGGTCCACAACAGGTAATGCGCCTGCATCGGATAGATCGTAATCATGAAATAATTGCTGAAACGCGTGTAGCCAAGGAACGAGCCGTATTTCGGATACTTGCGCCGGACGCCGCTGACGAGCGCGACCGCGCCGAGGCCGATCACCAGGAACGTCACGGCAAGATTGATGGGGAGCATCGCGCCGAGTTCGAGCTGCGGCGCGCCCGCGGGCCGCGTCCGGAAGTAGGGATAGAGCCATTGCGCGCCGGCCC
This genomic window from Candidatus Angelobacter sp. contains:
- a CDS encoding NUDIX domain-containing protein; this encodes MAKDKVSAGLLMYRLRDGELEVFLAHPGGPFFAHKDDGHWTIPKGETGPGEELLATAIREFFEETGLEPHSDFMPLGSIRQKGGKIVHAWAFAGDWDESRPLKSNLFSMEWPPRSGKWVQVPEVDRVAFFAIAEAKRKLKEAQHPFLERLQTVLKGRQNS